The following are encoded in a window of Pseudomonadota bacterium genomic DNA:
- a CDS encoding MFS transporter: MTVSSAPIANAAERRRSLAAAISAMFIVNLVFFLSPPLMAVVLERHGADPAAIGINAAAMACGIFFIGPLAPRWLARFGPARLMRWSLAVSVVIFLPMPIEPDALIWLPLRTVLGAAASICWIASEAWINALAVEARRGRLMSIYSMAGYCGQALGPATLVVVGSEGFIPFGVAALLTALGCILVSAGGNVRPDLGQPGRTPLVRFLWAAPLPMLAVFAQAGAFQAYFSFFPAFGESRELPLETAFTLLTATSLGGLLLNYPMGWLADRVNRTALAVTWLTLSSGGILLLPLVVPAGLGALPFFVALGGIMSGTYSLAIVLVGARFRAAELAAATTVFTMMYNAGALAGPAAAGLAIDAVGPIGLIAVMSGLLGLCIPVGLIVLMRRARRT; this comes from the coding sequence ATGACAGTCTCCAGTGCGCCGATAGCGAATGCCGCTGAGCGACGGCGCAGCCTTGCCGCCGCGATCTCGGCGATGTTCATCGTCAATCTCGTGTTTTTCCTGTCCCCGCCCTTGATGGCGGTCGTGCTCGAGCGCCACGGTGCCGATCCGGCGGCGATCGGCATCAACGCCGCCGCCATGGCATGCGGCATTTTCTTCATCGGGCCGCTGGCGCCGCGTTGGCTCGCCCGCTTCGGTCCGGCGCGGCTGATGCGCTGGTCGCTTGCCGTTTCGGTGGTGATCTTTCTGCCGATGCCGATCGAGCCCGACGCGCTCATCTGGCTACCACTGCGCACGGTCCTGGGCGCGGCGGCCAGCATATGCTGGATCGCCAGCGAAGCCTGGATCAACGCCCTGGCGGTAGAGGCCCGGCGCGGCCGCCTCATGAGCATCTACAGCATGGCGGGCTATTGCGGTCAGGCGCTGGGTCCCGCGACCCTCGTTGTTGTCGGCAGCGAGGGCTTCATCCCGTTCGGCGTGGCCGCCCTGCTGACCGCTCTTGGCTGCATCCTGGTTAGCGCCGGCGGCAATGTGCGGCCCGATCTCGGCCAGCCCGGCAGGACGCCGCTGGTGCGCTTCTTGTGGGCCGCGCCTCTGCCGATGCTCGCGGTGTTTGCCCAGGCAGGTGCTTTCCAGGCCTATTTCAGTTTTTTCCCGGCGTTCGGCGAAAGCCGCGAGTTACCTCTGGAAACGGCTTTCACGTTGCTGACGGCGACCAGCCTCGGCGGCCTCCTGCTCAACTACCCCATGGGATGGCTTGCCGACCGGGTCAACCGGACAGCGCTGGCGGTTACTTGGCTGACCCTGTCGTCGGGCGGCATTCTTCTGTTGCCCCTGGTCGTGCCAGCCGGACTCGGCGCGCTGCCGTTCTTCGTCGCTCTGGGCGGCATCATGTCGGGGACATACAGCCTAGCGATCGTCCTGGTCGGCGCGCGGTTCCGCGCTGCCGAACTAGCCGCCGCGACGACGGTTTTCACCATGATGTACAACGCCGGCGCGCTGGCCGGCCCCGCGGCCGCCGGGCTCGCCATCGATGCCGTCGGCCCGATCGGCCTGATCGCGGTGATGAGCGGCCTGTTGGGGCTTTGTATTCCCGTGGGCCTCATCGTGCTGATGCGTCGAGCCCGCCGGACTTAA
- a CDS encoding LysR substrate-binding domain-containing protein: MISSNLPLSALRGFEAAGRLGSFTQAARELNLTQSAISHQISSLEEALGQPLFIRANRAIHLTDAGLDFLRITRDVLNRLEQGVARLRAYSKPGSLIVAAPHGFASSWLLRRLPAFREAHPDYDVWLYTTALAIDLEVDEVDLVISYGDSRNRPPQARLLVEEKVAPVCAPSFAERHELIDPADVTRVPLIHDERSLGWTEWCAAAGVDHPGVERGANFSDSGLVLAAAELGQGLALAGLALAAEDVNAGRLTVPFGPTLETDEAYVMAAHPDLIEREPIVAFTAWIETALQPTLDAIATITSRLDISGTDPTIPKQLAGGQP, encoded by the coding sequence ATGATATCAAGCAATCTACCGCTCAGCGCGCTCAGGGGTTTCGAGGCCGCCGGACGTCTGGGCAGCTTCACCCAGGCGGCGCGCGAGCTGAATCTGACGCAATCGGCGATCAGCCATCAGATCAGTTCGCTGGAAGAAGCGCTCGGCCAACCGCTCTTCATCCGCGCCAATCGCGCCATCCATCTGACCGACGCGGGCTTGGACTTTCTTCGCATTACACGTGATGTGTTAAATAGACTGGAGCAGGGTGTCGCCCGGCTGAGGGCATACAGTAAGCCCGGCTCCTTGATTGTCGCCGCACCACACGGTTTCGCATCGAGCTGGCTGTTGCGGCGTTTGCCGGCGTTTCGCGAGGCCCATCCCGACTATGACGTCTGGCTCTACACGACGGCACTGGCGATCGATCTGGAGGTCGACGAGGTCGACCTGGTGATCAGTTACGGCGACAGCCGGAACAGGCCGCCCCAAGCACGCCTTTTGGTCGAGGAGAAGGTCGCGCCGGTATGCGCGCCGTCGTTCGCGGAACGGCATGAACTTATCGATCCCGCCGACGTCACGCGCGTGCCGCTGATCCACGACGAACGATCGCTGGGCTGGACGGAATGGTGCGCGGCCGCCGGCGTTGATCATCCCGGCGTCGAGAGGGGCGCCAACTTCAGCGATTCCGGCCTGGTGCTCGCCGCCGCCGAACTCGGCCAGGGCCTGGCGCTCGCTGGCCTGGCGCTCGCCGCCGAAGACGTGAACGCGGGCAGACTGACGGTTCCGTTCGGGCCCACGCTGGAAACCGACGAGGCTTACGTCATGGCCGCCCACCCCGACTTGATCGAACGCGAACCGATCGTCGCCTTCACGGCGTGGATCGAGACCGCCCTGCAGCCGACGCTGGACGCCATCGCCACCATCACATCAAGGCTCGACATTTCCGGCACCGACCCGACAATCCCCAAGCAGTTAGCAGGAGGACAACCATGA
- a CDS encoding arginine deiminase family protein, whose product MSDIYGQTIKLFGSHPEPVFESPEQQTGVWGREWGCDNDVGQLRVVLMHRPGDEMKIVDANKRIEEIGSYGDLEEGWYWQSETIPPMDEFRAQHDGLVQTLRDEGVEVVFLDSIEPDGIKSIYTRDSSFAVKGGAIITRLARTIRRGEEAHVTKTLANLGMPILRTLNGNAMAEGGSFAWLNPETAVIGRSICVNEEGSRQIEEVLNSQGVDLIRVDLAGYQIHIDGALTMIDVDLAIIDSAQLPYWFLEKLKELGIRTVEVTSQDSHWIINCLAVKPGRVIMPHGISNRTMDRLADLNVEVVQIPYDKVQHNGGGVHCSTCPLVRDPIN is encoded by the coding sequence ATGAGCGACATCTACGGCCAGACCATTAAACTGTTCGGCTCCCACCCGGAGCCGGTCTTCGAGAGCCCGGAACAGCAGACCGGCGTGTGGGGCCGCGAGTGGGGCTGTGACAACGATGTCGGCCAGTTGCGCGTCGTCTTGATGCACCGGCCGGGCGACGAGATGAAGATCGTCGACGCCAACAAACGCATCGAGGAAATCGGCTCCTATGGCGACCTGGAAGAAGGCTGGTACTGGCAGAGCGAAACCATCCCGCCGATGGATGAGTTCCGCGCCCAGCACGACGGTCTGGTGCAGACTCTGCGCGATGAGGGTGTCGAGGTCGTGTTTCTGGACTCGATCGAACCGGACGGCATCAAGTCGATCTATACCCGCGACTCCTCCTTTGCCGTCAAAGGCGGCGCTATCATCACGCGCCTGGCGCGCACCATCCGGCGCGGCGAGGAAGCGCATGTCACCAAGACGCTTGCCAATCTGGGCATGCCGATCCTGCGCACGCTGAACGGCAACGCCATGGCCGAAGGTGGCAGCTTCGCCTGGCTCAACCCCGAGACCGCGGTGATCGGCCGTTCAATCTGCGTCAACGAAGAAGGCTCGCGTCAGATCGAGGAGGTGCTGAACTCTCAAGGAGTCGACCTGATCCGCGTCGATCTGGCGGGTTACCAGATCCACATCGACGGCGCGCTGACCATGATCGACGTCGACCTCGCCATCATTGATTCGGCGCAGTTGCCTTATTGGTTCCTGGAAAAGCTGAAAGAGCTTGGCATCCGGACGGTCGAGGTGACATCCCAGGACTCCCACTGGATCATCAATTGTCTGGCGGTCAAGCCAGGGCGCGTCATCATGCCCCATGGCATTTCCAACCGAACCATGGACAGACTCGCCGACCTTAACGTCGAGGTCGTGCAGATCCCCTATGACAAGGTGCAGCACAATGGTGGTGGCGTTCACTGCTCGACCTGTCCCCTGGTCCGGGACCCCATCAACTAG
- a CDS encoding SDR family oxidoreductase — protein sequence MKQVMLITGASRGIGAATARLAAREGYDVLVNYVSDREAAERVVAEVKAAGRKTAVVKADMANPDDIKQLFRVCDEAFGQLDAFVNNAGIVGPPARLDEIDAERLQRIVAINLTGAYLACGEAVRRMSTRHGGSGGAIVNVSSAASRLGSPNEYTDYAATKGAMDSMTIGLSKEVATENVRVNAVRPGLIQTDIHASGGQPDRVDDLAHLVPMQRGGSAEEVAETIVWLCSAKASYVTGSFIDVSGGR from the coding sequence ATGAAACAGGTCATGCTGATCACCGGCGCCAGCCGCGGCATCGGCGCGGCAACCGCCCGGCTGGCCGCGCGCGAGGGCTATGACGTTCTGGTCAACTACGTCAGCGATCGCGAGGCCGCCGAACGGGTCGTGGCAGAGGTCAAGGCGGCGGGCCGCAAGACTGCTGTCGTCAAGGCCGATATGGCGAACCCCGACGACATCAAGCAGTTGTTCCGTGTCTGCGACGAGGCATTCGGACAGTTGGACGCCTTCGTCAACAACGCGGGCATTGTCGGTCCTCCCGCGCGTCTCGACGAGATCGATGCTGAGCGCCTACAGCGCATTGTCGCGATCAACCTGACCGGGGCCTACCTTGCGTGCGGCGAGGCGGTGAGACGCATGTCGACGCGCCATGGCGGCAGCGGCGGGGCCATCGTCAACGTCTCGTCCGCCGCCTCGCGGCTCGGCTCACCCAACGAATACACGGACTACGCCGCGACCAAGGGAGCCATGGACTCGATGACCATCGGTTTGTCCAAGGAGGTCGCCACCGAAAACGTTCGCGTCAACGCTGTCCGACCCGGGCTGATCCAAACCGACATCCATGCCTCTGGCGGCCAGCCCGATCGGGTCGATGACTTGGCTCATCTCGTCCCTATGCAGCGCGGCGGCTCGGCCGAGGAGGTGGCCGAGACCATCGTCTGGCTGTGCTCGGCGAAGGCAAGCTACGTCACCGGCAGCTTCATTGACGTTTCCGGGGGGCGTTGA
- a CDS encoding sulfatase-like hydrolase/transferase, with protein sequence MSKERKNLLFLLGESHAPHLMGAAGNRVIKTPNLDALARRGAIFDAAYCASPLCVPARAAIATGRYPHETGYWDSSMAFDGERMSWMRRLRDDGYETVGIGKMHFRSDDDDNGYSRFIDTMHIADGIGDLVSALRYKTEEPTYQGLWNIWTSQYGPGDSSPYRRYDERIVAEATDWLRTEATTSAKPWALSVHFIAAHAPFVTPQAFYDLYNPASLPPPPRFAIDERPNHPSAAHLRKTVCHQDDIAPEHVQQVRAAYFATVSYLDDLIGRVLTALDHLGLAETTQVVYTSDHGFSCGDHGLFGLFHLYEESLGVPLLMAGPDVPAGGRIADPVSHVDLYPTILETCGVPLTEAERNADRESLWRLIDGEAWRDSVFAEYHGTGTTAAGYVLRQGFWKLIYFVGMTPQLFNLAADPYEANDLAHDPQHAARLDAMIVKLQQRVDPEAVDLKAKDDQRVLIERHGGEAKVVEAMAGFAYSPPPGMSWRAVNAPRKRQ encoded by the coding sequence GTGTCCAAGGAACGAAAGAACCTGCTGTTCCTTCTCGGCGAAAGCCATGCACCGCACCTGATGGGTGCGGCGGGGAACCGCGTTATCAAGACACCCAATCTGGATGCGTTGGCGAGGCGCGGCGCCATCTTTGACGCCGCCTATTGCGCCAGCCCGCTCTGCGTTCCCGCGCGCGCCGCGATCGCGACCGGGCGCTACCCGCATGAGACCGGGTACTGGGATAGCTCGATGGCGTTCGATGGCGAACGGATGAGCTGGATGAGACGTCTTCGCGACGACGGCTACGAAACCGTCGGCATCGGCAAGATGCACTTTCGCAGTGACGACGACGACAACGGCTACAGCCGGTTCATCGACACTATGCACATCGCCGACGGCATCGGCGATCTTGTCAGCGCGCTTCGCTACAAAACCGAGGAGCCGACCTATCAGGGGCTCTGGAACATATGGACATCGCAATACGGACCTGGCGACTCATCGCCCTATCGTCGCTACGACGAACGCATTGTCGCCGAGGCCACCGACTGGCTGCGCACGGAAGCGACGACATCGGCGAAGCCGTGGGCGCTGTCGGTTCACTTCATCGCGGCCCATGCGCCGTTCGTGACACCGCAGGCATTTTACGATCTCTACAATCCCGCCAGCCTTCCGCCGCCGCCGCGATTTGCCATCGACGAGCGGCCGAACCATCCCTCGGCAGCCCACCTGCGCAAGACCGTCTGCCACCAAGACGACATTGCGCCTGAGCACGTGCAACAGGTCCGCGCCGCCTACTTCGCGACCGTCAGTTATCTCGACGATCTGATCGGGCGCGTGTTGACGGCGCTCGATCACCTCGGCCTCGCGGAGACAACCCAGGTCGTCTACACGTCCGATCATGGTTTCAGCTGCGGCGACCACGGCCTCTTCGGCCTCTTCCACCTCTACGAGGAATCGCTCGGCGTGCCCTTGCTGATGGCGGGACCGGATGTGCCGGCAGGCGGCCGCATCGCCGATCCGGTGTCGCATGTCGACCTCTACCCGACGATCCTGGAGACCTGCGGCGTGCCGTTGACGGAAGCCGAGCGCAACGCCGACAGGGAAAGCCTGTGGCGGTTGATCGACGGTGAGGCATGGCGCGACAGCGTGTTTGCCGAATACCACGGCACCGGCACGACCGCCGCCGGTTACGTGTTGCGCCAGGGATTCTGGAAACTGATCTATTTCGTCGGCATGACGCCGCAGCTCTTCAACCTCGCCGCCGACCCATATGAGGCCAACGATCTGGCGCACGATCCGCAGCATGCCGCGCGTCTGGACGCGATGATCGTCAAGCTGCAGCAACGCGTCGATCCCGAAGCGGTGGACCTTAAGGCCAAGGATGATCAGCGCGTGCTGATCGAACGCCACGGCGGTGAAGCCAAGGTGGTCGAGGCGATGGCGGGCTTTGCCTATTCGCCGCCGCCGGGCATGAGCTGGCGGGCAGTCAACGCCCCCCGGAAACGTCAATGA
- a CDS encoding GNAT family N-acetyltransferase codes for MNQTLTIRSFEAGDLARLHRIREAAFKPVFASFRNLLGETIAGVALAGAEREQAELLDRLCATSSPDRVFVAEADGEIVGFCAMSLDRDARVGEIGLNAVHPDHQGKGIGTVMYDHVLARMREDGMSVATVGTGGDASHAPARRAYEKAGFGPAIPNVYMYRSL; via the coding sequence GTGAACCAGACACTGACCATTCGGTCGTTCGAAGCGGGCGATCTGGCGAGGCTTCACCGCATACGCGAAGCTGCGTTCAAACCCGTCTTTGCGTCCTTCCGCAACCTGCTCGGCGAGACGATTGCCGGGGTCGCCCTTGCCGGCGCCGAGCGAGAACAGGCCGAACTCCTGGACCGCCTTTGCGCAACCAGCTCACCCGATCGGGTCTTCGTGGCTGAGGCCGATGGAGAGATCGTCGGCTTTTGCGCCATGTCGCTCGACCGCGACGCGCGCGTTGGCGAGATCGGCCTGAACGCGGTGCATCCCGATCACCAGGGCAAGGGTATCGGCACGGTGATGTACGATCATGTTCTCGCGCGTATGCGCGAAGACGGTATGAGCGTCGCGACAGTGGGCACAGGCGGTGATGCGAGCCACGCGCCGGCGCGCCGGGCCTATGAAAAAGCAGGCTTTGGCCCCGCCATTCCGAACGTCTACATGTACCGCTCGCTTTAG
- a CDS encoding aspartate aminotransferase family protein, producing MASNLTAVLQDLDRQHHLHPFTDSKALNNKGVRVITRAEGCYMWTSEGERILDGMAGLWCVNIGYGRKELAEVAFKQMQELPYYNTFFQTTTEPATELSQKLAQVTPEGLNHVFYANSGSEANDTIAKMVRWYWNTKGETGKKTIISRNKAYHGVTMAAASLCGLTPMHPSFDLPLPGFVHVDCPHWYRYGGDMDPHEFGLKAARSIEEKILELGAENVGAFIGEPIMGAGGVLVPPESYWPEVQRICREHNVLLIADEVICGFGRTGKWFASQTMDIDPDFMTMAKGLSSGYLPISGVMVHDRIADVMIDAGGEFQHGFTYSGHPVAAAVALENINILEREGIVETAGVETGPYFQARLRELADHPLVGEVRGMGMMAAVEVVQDKATRESFPDDMELGTRIREAAWSDGLLVRACGDSMVLSPPLILTKDQADDIATTMRAALDTVAKDIGR from the coding sequence ATGGCTTCCAACTTGACCGCGGTCCTGCAGGATCTGGACCGCCAACATCACCTGCATCCGTTCACCGATTCAAAGGCGCTCAATAACAAGGGCGTGCGCGTCATCACCCGCGCGGAGGGCTGCTACATGTGGACCTCCGAGGGCGAGCGCATCCTTGATGGCATGGCGGGCCTTTGGTGCGTCAACATCGGTTACGGCCGCAAGGAACTGGCCGAGGTCGCCTTCAAACAAATGCAGGAGCTGCCCTACTACAACACCTTCTTCCAGACCACGACGGAACCGGCGACGGAGCTCTCGCAGAAGCTTGCCCAGGTGACGCCGGAGGGCCTGAACCACGTTTTCTACGCCAACTCCGGCTCGGAGGCGAACGACACCATCGCCAAGATGGTGCGCTGGTACTGGAACACCAAAGGCGAAACCGGCAAAAAGACCATCATCAGCCGCAACAAAGCCTATCACGGCGTCACCATGGCCGCCGCCAGCCTGTGTGGCCTGACGCCGATGCATCCGTCCTTCGATCTGCCGTTGCCAGGCTTTGTCCACGTCGACTGCCCGCACTGGTACCGCTATGGCGGCGACATGGACCCCCATGAATTCGGGCTGAAGGCCGCCCGCTCGATCGAGGAGAAGATTCTGGAGCTGGGCGCGGAGAACGTCGGCGCCTTCATCGGCGAGCCGATCATGGGGGCGGGCGGTGTCTTGGTGCCGCCGGAAAGCTACTGGCCGGAAGTCCAGCGCATCTGCCGCGAGCACAACGTGCTTTTGATCGCAGACGAGGTGATCTGCGGTTTCGGGCGCACCGGCAAGTGGTTCGCTTCGCAGACCATGGACATCGACCCCGACTTCATGACCATGGCCAAAGGGCTGTCGTCTGGCTACCTGCCGATCTCCGGCGTCATGGTGCATGACCGCATTGCCGACGTGATGATCGACGCAGGCGGAGAGTTCCAGCACGGCTTCACCTATTCAGGTCACCCGGTGGCCGCCGCGGTGGCGCTGGAGAACATCAACATCCTGGAACGCGAGGGTATCGTCGAGACCGCGGGCGTCGAGACCGGGCCCTACTTCCAGGCCCGCCTGCGCGAACTGGCGGATCACCCGCTGGTCGGCGAGGTGCGCGGCATGGGGATGATGGCGGCGGTCGAGGTCGTTCAGGATAAGGCGACCCGCGAGAGCTTCCCCGATGATATGGAGTTGGGCACCCGGATCCGCGAAGCCGCCTGGAGCGATGGTCTGCTGGTCCGCGCCTGCGGTGATTCCATGGTCCTGTCGCCGCCGCTGATCTTGACCAAGGACCAGGCCGACGACATCGCGACGACAATGCGCGCGGCACTCGATACCGTGGCCAAGGATATTGGCCGGTAA
- a CDS encoding GNAT family N-acetyltransferase: METRSASASASVEVKHVTELNRLDLDDLCDATDAAIVDGNGFGWLNPQPREQIQRYWKGVLLVPERELWVGRLDGTIAASAQLQKPPRNNEAQAHSAQLTTHFVAPWARGHGLAAMLLRAAEDFARDVGLSHMRLDVRSTQTRAIELYETNGYVRWGELPSYAKVGTDLVTGLFYVKKL, encoded by the coding sequence ATGGAAACTCGTTCCGCGTCGGCCTCCGCGTCCGTCGAGGTCAAACACGTCACCGAACTCAACCGACTCGATCTCGACGACCTGTGCGATGCCACGGACGCCGCGATCGTGGACGGCAACGGTTTCGGCTGGCTGAATCCCCAGCCGCGCGAGCAGATTCAGCGCTATTGGAAAGGCGTGCTTCTGGTGCCCGAGCGAGAGCTTTGGGTCGGCCGCCTGGACGGCACCATCGCGGCGTCGGCGCAGCTCCAGAAACCGCCGCGCAACAACGAGGCCCAGGCCCATTCGGCCCAGTTGACCACCCATTTCGTCGCGCCCTGGGCGCGCGGTCATGGGCTGGCGGCCATGCTGCTGCGCGCGGCCGAAGACTTCGCCCGCGACGTCGGTCTAAGCCACATGCGGCTCGACGTCCGATCGACCCAGACCCGCGCCATCGAACTCTACGAAACCAACGGTTACGTCCGTTGGGGCGAGCTGCCGTCCTATGCCAAGGTCGGCACCGATCTGGTCACCGGGCTCTTCTACGTGAAAAAGCTTTAG
- a CDS encoding DUF2628 domain-containing protein has translation MREYWVMMREKADIDIELVRDGFSWGACLIPLFWALYRRLWRVFFILLAVIIGLSILWSSLGLGETGVMIANVAQAVVLGFLGNELRRWELGQKGFNAVDIVAARRFDDAEEKAVIRLAEHEAEQHETRLAENSFPQGLHPQPDQSI, from the coding sequence ATGCGGGAATATTGGGTCATGATGCGCGAGAAGGCCGATATCGATATCGAGCTGGTGCGCGACGGATTCTCGTGGGGCGCGTGCCTGATCCCGCTGTTCTGGGCGCTTTACCGCAGGCTGTGGCGGGTCTTCTTCATTCTCCTGGCGGTTATCATCGGCCTGTCTATCCTGTGGAGTTCGCTGGGGCTGGGCGAGACCGGCGTGATGATCGCCAATGTCGCGCAGGCCGTGGTCTTGGGCTTTCTGGGCAACGAGTTGCGCCGTTGGGAACTGGGCCAAAAAGGCTTCAACGCGGTCGATATCGTGGCCGCCAGGCGATTTGATGATGCCGAGGAAAAGGCCGTTATCCGCCTGGCCGAGCACGAGGCCGAACAGCATGAGACCCGTCTAGCGGAAAATTCATTCCCCCAGGGGTTGCACCCCCAGCCAGACCAGTCCATTTAG
- the hslV gene encoding ATP-dependent protease subunit HslV: protein MSNTDASQWHGTTILALRKGGKVVVAGDGQVSMGQTIVKGNATKVRRLGDGNIVAGFAGATADAFTLFERLEQKLERHPGQLQRACVELAKDWRTDRYLRRLEALMAVVDSQVSLLITGTGDVLEPEDGLIGIGSGGNYALAAARALMDIEGMDAETIARKSLAVAAEICVYTNDQVVVETLDAA, encoded by the coding sequence ATGAGCAATACAGATGCCAGTCAGTGGCACGGCACCACCATCCTCGCCCTGCGCAAGGGCGGCAAGGTCGTCGTCGCGGGCGACGGTCAGGTCTCCATGGGCCAGACCATCGTCAAGGGCAATGCGACCAAGGTGCGCCGGCTGGGCGACGGCAATATCGTCGCCGGCTTCGCCGGGGCGACGGCCGACGCCTTCACCCTGTTCGAACGCCTGGAGCAAAAGCTGGAACGCCATCCCGGCCAGCTTCAGCGCGCCTGCGTCGAGCTCGCCAAGGATTGGCGCACGGACCGTTACCTGCGCCGTCTCGAGGCGCTGATGGCGGTTGTCGACAGTCAGGTCTCGCTTCTGATTACCGGCACCGGCGACGTGCTGGAGCCCGAGGACGGGCTGATCGGCATCGGCTCCGGCGGCAACTATGCGCTGGCCGCCGCGCGCGCGCTGATGGATATCGAGGGCATGGACGCCGAGACCATCGCCAGAAAGTCGCTTGCGGTCGCTGCCGAAATTTGCGTGTACACAAACGACCAGGTCGTCGTTGAGACTCTTGACGCTGCCTGA
- the hslU gene encoding ATP-dependent protease ATPase subunit HslU — MTSFSPREIVSELDRFIVGQNDAKRAVAVALRNRWRRQQLPDDLREEVLPKNILMIGPTGVGKTEIARRLAKLANAPFLKVEATKFTEVGYVGRDVEQIVRDLVEIAITMTRETMRKEVTAKAEINAEERVLDALVGENASADTRQKFRVMLRQGQLDDKEVELAVRDSGSGALPTFDIPGMPGAQMGMLNLNDVFGKAFGGQTKPKRMKVGDSYDLLLAEEADKLLDEEQVVKAAIDMVEQDGIVFIDEIDKIAARSDRQGADVSREGVQRDLLPLIEGTTVATKHGSVKTDHVLFICSGAFHLSKPSDMLPELQGRLPNRVELKALTRDDFRRILTEPENSLIIQYTALMGTEELTLTFAEDAIDALADLATQINESVENIGARRLHTVMEKLLDEISFSAPDRAGETVAIDAAFVHERVGELAKNADLSKFIL; from the coding sequence ATGACCAGTTTTTCACCCCGCGAGATCGTTTCCGAACTCGACCGTTTCATCGTCGGTCAGAACGACGCCAAGCGCGCCGTCGCGGTCGCGCTGCGCAACCGCTGGCGCCGTCAGCAGTTGCCGGACGATCTGCGCGAGGAAGTGCTGCCCAAGAACATTCTGATGATCGGCCCGACCGGCGTCGGCAAGACCGAGATCGCGCGCCGCCTGGCCAAGCTCGCCAACGCGCCGTTTCTGAAAGTCGAGGCGACCAAGTTCACCGAAGTCGGTTATGTCGGCCGCGATGTCGAACAGATCGTGCGCGACCTCGTCGAGATTGCCATCACCATGACCCGCGAGACCATGCGCAAGGAGGTCACGGCCAAGGCCGAGATCAACGCGGAGGAGCGCGTGCTCGACGCCCTGGTCGGCGAGAATGCCAGCGCGGACACGCGCCAAAAGTTCCGTGTCATGCTGCGCCAGGGTCAGCTTGACGACAAGGAGGTCGAACTCGCCGTGCGCGACAGCGGCTCCGGCGCGCTGCCGACCTTCGACATTCCCGGGATGCCGGGCGCGCAGATGGGCATGCTCAATCTGAACGACGTCTTCGGCAAAGCGTTCGGCGGTCAGACCAAGCCGAAACGCATGAAGGTTGGCGACAGCTACGATCTGCTGCTGGCCGAAGAGGCCGACAAACTGCTGGACGAAGAGCAGGTGGTGAAGGCCGCCATCGACATGGTCGAACAGGACGGCATCGTCTTCATCGACGAGATCGACAAGATCGCCGCCCGCAGCGATCGCCAGGGCGCGGATGTCAGCCGCGAGGGCGTGCAGCGCGATCTCCTTCCGCTGATCGAAGGCACGACCGTCGCGACCAAGCACGGCTCGGTCAAAACCGACCACGTGCTCTTCATCTGCTCCGGCGCCTTCCATCTCTCCAAGCCCTCGGACATGCTGCCGGAACTGCAGGGACGCTTGCCCAATCGGGTCGAGCTGAAGGCGCTGACCCGCGACGACTTCCGCCGCATCCTGACCGAGCCGGAAAACAGCCTTATCATTCAGTACACCGCGTTGATGGGCACCGAAGAGCTGACGCTGACCTTCGCCGAGGATGCCATCGACGCGCTGGCGGATCTGGCGACCCAGATCAACGAGAGTGTCGAGAACATCGGCGCGCGGCGCCTGCACACGGTGATGGAAAAGCTGTTGGACGAGATCAGCTTCTCGGCGCCCGACCGCGCCGGCGAGACGGTCGCCATCGACGCCGCCTTCGTCCACGAACGCGTCGGCGAACTGGCCAAGAACGCCGACCTCTCGAAGTTCATTCTCTAG
- a CDS encoding RidA family protein: MKTGFQPPGVWPSFGCNSMGLVTGEGRQVLLSGQVAWDEKRHVVGVGDMRAQTEQTFRNIQASLAAVGGEMDDVVSIVTYVTTPQGLSDIHDVRKQVFSVPYPVSTLVQVAALVDPDLLIEITATAIVPLDRYREPDAMEPQTFDVSEGGFNL, translated from the coding sequence ATGAAAACAGGGTTTCAGCCGCCTGGCGTCTGGCCGTCGTTCGGGTGCAATTCAATGGGGTTGGTGACCGGCGAGGGTCGGCAGGTGCTGCTCAGCGGCCAGGTCGCCTGGGATGAGAAGCGGCACGTGGTCGGTGTCGGCGACATGCGGGCCCAGACCGAGCAGACGTTCCGCAACATCCAGGCCTCGCTGGCGGCGGTCGGTGGCGAGATGGACGACGTGGTCTCGATCGTCACCTACGTGACGACGCCCCAGGGCCTCTCCGACATTCACGACGTGCGCAAGCAAGTCTTCTCGGTGCCCTACCCAGTCAGCACGCTGGTTCAGGTGGCTGCCCTGGTCGACCCGGATCTGCTGATAGAAATCACCGCGACCGCCATCGTGCCGCTGGATCGCTACCGCGAACCCGACGCGATGGAGCCACAGACCTTCGACGTCAGCGAAGGCGGCTTCAACCTCTGA